One Euphorbia lathyris chromosome 1, ddEupLath1.1, whole genome shotgun sequence DNA segment encodes these proteins:
- the LOC136230195 gene encoding TPD1 protein homolog 1-like, with protein sequence MRDFSKLKLGVVLVLFFIMLLICMLPYWTDLCNGEGGCMAIFNKRNDTLSAVHRKLLRHSLLAIEKPNRVWGEMCTSGDISINQGRSAPLPSGVPAFTVEIMNACVTGCNISRIHLNCGRFSSVRFINPKIFKRLRYNDCLVNDGKPLLNGGTLTFDYANTFPYPLSVSSIVCS encoded by the exons ATGAGAGACTTTTCGAAGCTTAAACTTGGTGTCGTTTTGGTTTTATTCTTCATCATGTTGCTGATATGCATGCTTCCATATTGGACAG ACCTGTGTAACGGTGAAGGTGGATGTATGGCAATATTCAACAAGAGGAATGATACGCTATCTGCTGTTCACCGGAAGTTGCTTAGGCACT CATTATTGGCAATTGAGAAACCTAACAGAGTATGGGGAGAGATGTGTACATCGGGTGATATATCGATAAACCAAGGACGCAGTGCACCACTTCCAAGTGGCGTTCCTGCATTCACAGTTGAGATAATGAATGCTTGTGTTACCGGCTGTAATATATCAAGAATTCATCTTAATTGTGGCCGGTTCAGTTCGGTCCGGTTTATCAACCCCAAGATCTTCAAGCGCCTTCGCTACAATGATTGCCTTGTTAATGATGGTAAACCCTTGCTCAATGGTGGCACTCTCACCTTCGATTATGCCAATACTTTCCCATATCCTCTTTCAGTCTCGTCAATTGTGTGTTCTTGA